DNA sequence from the Luteolibacter arcticus genome:
CCACCTTCACCTGGGGCATTGCAGCGTGGAAGCGCTCCAAAGCACGCGGAAGAATTCCGGCAGTGGCCGACGGCGCATATCCTACACGCAGCACCTCTGCACGATGATCCGTCCGGACCTTTTGCACGGCAGTCGCCACCCGCGCCAATAGGTCTTGCGCCTCCTCATAAAATCGCTCACCCGCATCCGTCAGCTTCACGGAGTTCTTCCCCCGGTCAAACAGCGGCACACCCAACTCATCCTCCAAATCCCTTACCTGGCGGCTAAGGGCGGGCTGGGTGAGGTGCAGGGATTGAGAAGCTCGATTGAAGGAGCCATGCGCCGCCACTGCCACAAAGTAACGGAGGTGACGGAGTTCCATTCCCCTGACCTGACTCATACTTTGGGTATGAGCCAGCCCAAAAACACGGCATTGGCCCGTTTTCCCGAGGAGACATAGCGTCGGGGCAACTTCCACCCGCTATGAATACCAACAACACAATCTCCCTGCCCGCGGTGGTGGCGAGCTACTTAGAAGCCGCCAACCAGTTCGATGCCGTAGCTGCTGCCGCTTGTTTTACTCCCGACGCGAGGGTCTGCGACAATGGTCGTGAATTCATTGGCACTGCTGCCATTGAGCGCCTGATGGAGGAGTCGAACGATGTTCAGCCGCAGGTCACCGTGACCCGCGCGAAGGTTGATGGCGAGATCGCGAAGATCGTCGGCACCGTGGAGGGGAACTTCCCCGAAAGCCCCGTGGAACTGGACTTCGAGTTCCATCTTCAAGACGGAAAAATTTCGCAACTAACAGTCTCATGAAAACCGAACAACCTAACTTCCCGATCGCTCCCGAGGAATTCGCAGGGCGCCTTGTATTTGTCACCGGCGGTACGAAAGGTGCGGGTGAAGCCATGGTCCGCCGCTTTGCCGCCGGGGGCGCCACCGTCATTACGACAGCGCGGCAGGCACCGGAGGATCCGGGCTTCCCCGCCTCGGTGATCACGGGTGATCTGGCCACCGCCGAGGGCGCTGCCGACGTGGCCGCTCAAATCACCGAGACATTTGGCGTGCCCGACATTCTGGTGCATAACCTGGGCGGTTCCGACTCGCCCGGCGGAGGCTTCGCCGCCCTGACCGATAATATGTGGATGAAGGAACTGAACCAGAATCTTCTCGCCGCCGTTCGCCTCGATCGTGCGTTCGTCCCCGCCATGCTGGAGCGGCAGTCCGGCGTGGTGATTCACATTTCATCCATTCAAAGGCTGCTCCCGCTTCATGAATCCACGACCGCGTATGCGGCAGCGAAGGCGGCCCTTACTACCTACAGCAAGGCGCTCTCGAAGGAAGTGGGACCGAAAGGCGTTCGCGTCACCGCGGTGTCCCCCGGTTGGATCAAAACCGACAATACCGCGGCCTTCCTTCAGCGTCTTGCGGATAGCGGTGGCATCACCACCGAGCAGGCACAGCAAAATGTGATGGCAGCGCTGGGCGGGATTCCCTTGGGTCGGCCAGCCTGGCCGTGGGAAGTCGCTGAACTTGTTGCTTTCCTTGCTTCGGACCGCGCCGCCTCTATCCAAGGAACGGAATACATCATCGACGGAGGAACCATTCCAACCATCTGAGTCCAGCGGGATCGGGAACGTCTTAAGCCATCCTGCGGTAGATCCTTACCGGGACCTCTTCGGCGACGATCATCACGACGACCACTGCGATCAAAGCCACAACCCCGTGAAACGGGCCATCAAAACGCACCTTGTCGCCAAAGGCCAAGGTGATTACTTCCAGAATCGCGAACTTCGATCCGAACAGGACGAGCCAGGCCCCGAAGAAGCGCATGAAGGTCATGAAACCGCCAGCCCGAGCCTTGAAGAATACCGCCACCTGATGTTCAAGGGCGATCGTCAGCTTCAGCATGAGCTGCAATAGCACCGCCGCGAGCAAGGCAATCGAGAAGGAATCGACCGATACAAGGTCCCAGAATTCAGCGAACAGGCCGAGCACCACCAGATCGATCAATACGCCTAAGGTATAGCGAACGAACAGACGCTGACGGTTATTCGGCGTCTCGGCTGTGGCGGGTAGGAAACCGTGGATTTTGTCTGACATCACTCCGATAGTGGATCTGGCTCGGCCACGAAGCTATCGTTGCGGTCGGTGATGTCGAGTTGCCATTATGCGGCAGGCGTTCCAACGAGGCTCGTCATTGCCGGTGCCAAGCATGGAGACCAAGTGACCTCCGGCCGAAAAACCGATTACGCCCTAACAACCCGCCCGAGGGTTTCCGCGATGGAAGCCTGATCCTGCTGATGGTGGTGCTTCTTTCCGCGGCCGTCGCCTTCGGGCTGGTGCTGGTCCTCCAGTAGGGAGCGGGTCATTCGGGACCGGCTTCCTTTCGGCTGTCTGCCGACTCACTCGTCGTCCGGCAGGCGCTCCCACCAGGTCTCGCGGAGGACCAGCGCGCAGGCGGTGCCGATCACCACGACGGCGGCGGCCCATGCCCACCAGCGGCCGAGCAGGTAGAACGGACTGAGGAACAAACACAGCAGGCCGACGTGCGATGCGAGCAGGGTGACGAAGGTGCTGCGTCCTTCACCGGCGGGTGGGGGGGGCGTGCCGGCCGCGGCTTTCACCGGGCCCCATGAGCCGAACGGGCGGACCTTGCGATAGAATCCCACCAGCGTTTCCATCGCGACCGGCTGGCCGGCGAGCGACACGATGACCGACCCTAACAGCGCGGCGACGTGGATCACCGGGGCATAGCCGTATTCCGGCCACGGCACGGGCGCGGAGCGATTGTGGAAGAAGACGACGGTGGCCACCGCCATGCCGGCCAGCACCCCGGCGGCATAGCCTGCGCCGGTCATCCGCCACCAGTACCAGCGGAGCACGTTAGGCACCATCATCGGTCCCATCAGGCCGAGCAGGATCCACATCCACAGGTCATTCACCCGTTCGAAATGCAGGCCGATGCCGATGCCGCTCACCACCAGGAAGGCGATGAAGACATAGCCGGTGGCCATTAGCGTGCGCTCGCCGGTTTGCGGGCGCAGGACCTGCACCACATCGCGCACGAAGATCGCCGAGCCGGCATTCAGCGCGGAGCTGAAGCTGGCCATGAAGGCGGAGAGGAAACCGGCGACCACCAGCCCGCGCAGGCCGGCCGGCATGGCGCTGAGAACGACCTCCGGCAGCACTTTCTCCGGGTCGCCGCTGGTCCCCGAGAAGCCACTCGCCGCGAGCACGAGCACGGCGGCCACCAGCACCCAGCGGAACCACAGCACCAGGCCCCAGCCGAGGCCCGCCAGCGCGGCGTCGCGCCCGGTGGCGGCGGCAAGGAAACGCTGCTCGCCATAGTGGCCGCCGGCTCCGCCGAAGCCGAGCAGCAAGCCATTGCTCAGCCAGACCAGGATCATCAGCCCGAAGGGTGCGAAGGTCGCGTAGTCGGTCGGCAAATTTTCAAGCCGCCAGACGGGCATCGGCGATGGATCGACGGCGGCATGCACCGCCGCGACATCGGTGTGGAAGATCGCAAAGCCGGCGATGACCAGCGAGGCCACGCCCATCAGGCCGGCTTGCACGGCATCCGTCACCACCACCGCGCGGAAGCCACCGACGACCGCATAGCAGAAGGTGAAGAGCATCGCCGCGGTGGCGCATTGCGCGGGCGACCATGGAAAGAAGACCGCCAGGAATTTGCCGCCGCCGGCGAAGGCGTAGGCCGACATGAAGACCAGCAGCACCAGCGTGGCGATCGCGGACATCAGCCGCGCCAGCACCGCGCCGCGGGTGACGCCGAAGCGCACTTGCAACAACTCCACGCCCGTCAGCACGCCGGTTCCGCGGATCCAGCGTGCCATCCACGACATCAGCACCGCCGAGATGAGAAAGGCGAAGCTCCAGAAGACCCAGAACGACTTCACCCCGAGCAGCGCGACCATCGAGACCAGCCAGAGGGTGCCGGAAATGTCGAAATTCGACGCGCTGCCCGACAGCGCGAGAGCCCACCAAGACATCTTGCGATCGCCGAGGAAGTAGGCGGCCAGTCCCTGCGACGAGCCCCGTGCGAACCACACGCCGACGCCGAGCATCGCGATCAGGTAGAGCGCGATCACGATCAAATCGCCGAATGGGAGCGGGGAGTTCGCGGGCATGATGAGGGAAGGGCTCAGCAAACAGATTCGCTGTCGCCGCCAGCAAGCGCGGAATCGCTGACGGTCAATTCAGCATGTGGATTTTAGTAATGGAATACCGGCATTTCCCGGCCGCACATGGGTATTCTCCACCCTTCCCAGGCCGCGAAAGCTTTTCGCCTCGATGTCGAGGACCTGCCCGAAACCGGGGGGAAACACGCCGCATGCCGGAGCGTCGGGCGGATTTGCACGTTTTGTCACCTGGCCTGCATGATTTGGAAATTGAGGGCAGCACCCTCAAGCGGCGAGCCTCCAAGGCGTTTCCATGGCGTGTTGTTTCCCGTCCCCCTGCACTCCCGTCTTGGCTCATTTCGGCTTGATCGCCGCACCGCAGGGCAATTCCGGAGCCGACGTGAGGTGACGCGGACTGCCGACGATAAACCACATCCGGAAAAAATTTTCAGAGCCCCATCATCCAACGAATCGAACCCTGAGCCTCCCAAAACCCATGCAAAACCGGTACTTCCCTGTGGCCTCCCGCGCCACCCTCCTTACCACCAGCCTCGGCATGGCCCTCGCCAGCCATGGTGCGGTCACTCCCATCAATTGGTCCGGCGCTTCCGGCGTTGACCCCACCGCTTGGGCCGACACCGGCAACTGGACCGGCGGCGCCGCTCCGGCGAACGACCTGGTCACCGATCTGGCAGTCTTCGAGCTCGCCGACTTCACCGGCAAGCAGCCCAACGCCGGCACGCGATCGGTGGCGGGCGTCCAGATCGGCAGCGGAGCCGCCACCGGCGCGCTGACCCTCTCCGGTGCGCAAGTCACGCTCGGTGCCAGCGGCATCGACATGAAAGCGAATGCCGCCGCCGCGACGATCTCCGCAGCGGTCGTCCTCGGCGCCGCCCAGACCTGGGCGAACGAGTCCGCCAATGCGCTGACCATTTCCGCACCCACCAGCGGCGCCTTCGCGCTCGCGAAAGGTGGCAGCGGGAGAATCATCCTGACCGGCGCGAACACCCGCAGCGGCACCACGACCCTCAGCGGCGGCACTCTTCAAGTGGGCAGCAACGCCGCCAACGCCCCGATCGGCTCGGGCACCTATGACATCGGGGCCGGCAGCACCTTGCGGATCGAGTATGCCACCACCAACACGGCAGCGACGAATCTCGGCAGTCTCCCGTGGGCCAACTTCTCGGGCGGTGGAACGCTCAACATCGCGACCAACGGCGCGTTCGACTACATCAGCAACGCCACGGCCCTTCCGGCCGGCTTCACCGGGACGCTGCAAATCGATGGCGGCCGGGTTCAGGCCGCTCCATCGACGGGCGGTCTCGGCAGCACCAGCACGATCGTGGTGAAAAGCGGCGGCCAGTTCGGCATGTGGGAAGGCGGCACCTTTAGCCAAAACTTCACCATCGCCGGCGCCGGCTATGGCGAAGGGGGCTACGAGGCGGCCCTGCGCCTCTCCAATGACGCCGCCACCAACGTCACGCTGAACGGGACGATCACGCTCGCGGGCGATGCCACCATCGGTGCGCGGAGTACCGGCGTGGCCACGATCAGCAACCCGATCGGCCAGTCCACCGCCTCCAACCTGACAGTTGGCACGGGGTTCTTGAACGGCACGGTGATCTTCCAAGCCGTCAACACCTACACCGGCAACACCATCGTCCGGAACGGCGTGCTCTCGCTCAACGGTTCGGCTCCGACGGTGCTCGGCAACCTGCAGATGATCGGCGGCGACGGGACCTACCTCCGCACGCAACAGGCGAACCAATTTGCGGCTGGCTCGGTCGCCAACTTCACCTCGGCAAGCGGGTCGTGGAACCGCTTTGAATTCTTCGGCAAGGACCAGACCTTCGCCGGCATCAATACCGGCACCACCACCGTCCAAGGTGGCGGCATCTTCCAGAACAGCGAGGCCAATGGTGCGGCCGGCGCGAACGCCACGCTGACTTTGAATGGCAGCGGCAATTACGTCTTCAACGGTCACATTCGCGACTGGGGAAGCCCCAATGTCGGCACCCACAAGGTGTCGCTGGTCAAGAATGGCGCGGGGACCCAGACGCTGGCCGGGAGTGTGGTGACGTATTCGGGCACCACTTCGATCAATAACGGGACCCTGGAGCTGATCAGTACCTCGGGCTTCAAGAGCGCCACGACGGTTGCCAGCGGCACCACTCTCAAGCTCGGGAACAATGGCAACACCGGTACGGGAACCGGGTTCACCGTCGATCTCAGCAACGGCGCGACGCTTGTGCACGATGGCCAGTCGGCGAGCCATTTCTGGACGATCGGCGGCGCGACGACCAATACCGGCACCACCACGGTCAACCAGAGTTCGATTGCGGCCGGCCTGCTCGACAAGGGCTTGTTCTTCGACGGCGGCTTGAAGGGCAGCGGCACCGTCACGATCAACGCGACCAACGCTGGCAACGGCGTGGTCTTCCGCAACAACAACACCAGCTTCAGCGGGACGCTCATCGTCAACGGCATCGCCGACGCGACCGTCAATCTCGGCAGCGGCATCGGTGTGGGCGGCTGCACCACCGGCCTCCAGAACGCCGACATCCAATTGAACGGCACCATGGAACTCCTGAATCAGGGTGTCAGCTGGGCTGGCAGTGCTTCGGGCGCCTTCCAGATGGGCGCGCTGTCGGGATCCGGCGTGATGGTCGGCAACTACACCACCGGCGGTAATACCACCGTCACGATCGGCAAGACCAACAACAGCGGCAGCTACTCCGGCGTGATTGCCAACGGCACTGGCAACACGGTGCATCTCGTCAAGGACGGCAGCGGCACGCAGACGCTGTCCGGCACCAACAGCTACACCGGCAACACGACGGTCAACGGCGGCACGCTCAGCCTCAGCGGAGGCAGCTCCCTATCCGACACCGGCAACTTGACGCTGGCCAATACCGCCGGCGTGCAGGTGGTCTTCAACGACAGCGAAACCACCGGCGCCCTGGCCGGCGGTGGCGTGACCGGTGGCGACGTGAATCTTCAAGACAACACGCTGACCCTGGCGGGCGATGCGAACACGACGTTCAGTGGTGTAATTTCCGGAACCGACGGCGCCTTGGCCAAGACCGGCACGGGCACGCTGACGCTGGCGGGTGCCAGCACCTATACCGGAGCGACCACCATCGATGCCGGGCGGCTCAATCTCACCGGCGCGCTGCCTAACAGCTCGCTGACAGTTGCCGACGGAGCCTTCGTCGGCGGCGAAGGCAGTGCCGCGGCGATGACGCTCGGATCGAGCGTCGGCGTCGATATTGTCACGTCACCGGCCACTGCCGAGGTGCTTACGGCGAACGGTCCGCTCAGCGTGACCGGCACGACCCTGGTCGATTTCTCCGGCCCGATGCCCACGCCGGCCTTCAAGGTGCTGCAGTTCGGCAGCAACGCGAACGGCTTCACCGCGGCGAACTTCGACCTTGTTGACCCGACCAGCTACCGCCCGGGCTATGCCTTCACGGTGAATGCCAACGACGTGACCCTGACGATGGCGAAGAAGTCGCTCGAGTGGACCGGCAGCCAGGACGCGACGTGGGAAAACGACATGCTCGCCAACTTCCGCGACACCACGACCCTGGCGGACGAGAAGTTCTTCACCGCGGACGACGTGCTGTTCGGCAACCTGCCGGCGACCGATCCGACCGTCACCGTGATCGGGACGGTCGCGCCATCGAGTTTCACCTTCAACTCCACCTTGAACTACACGATCGAGGGCGGTGCCATCACCGGACCCGGCGGGCTCACCAAGGAGGGCAGCGGCACCGCCACGCTCTCCGGTCCTAACACCTTCACCGGTGCCATTGCCGTGAACACGGGCACGCTTGTCTTCAAGGCCCCGGCCAATGCCGCGTGGACGATGCCGACCGGAGCCAAGACCATCGCCAGCGGTGCCGTGATGCAGATCGATTTCACGCCGCAGACGACCCTGCATCTGCAGACGAACCCCGGCTCCACCGCGATCAGCGCCGGCGCTGTGCTCGATCTCTACAGCACGGCGTACAACGTCAATTCCTACCATCTCCTCAACGGCGGCTGGACGGCGACCGGCACCGGCACCATTCGCATCAGCGGGGGCGGTGCGGTCGCGTGCTGGACGGGCGGGAACAATGCGCTGGCGGGGTTCACGGGCCTGCTCGACATCCAGAACGGCCAGTTCGCCGTCAATGTGGACAACGCGACGACGCTGGGCGGAACGCTGGACGTCAACGTCACCGCGACCGGCAAGCTCGACATGCGCTCCGGTCACTTCACCGTCGACTCGCTGGATGGGGCGGCTGGCAGTGAGATCATCAAGTCGCACAATACCGCCGTGACCCTGACCGTGGGGAATAACAGCGGCTCGGGTGCCTTCGCCGGCAACCTGTCCAACGCGACCGGCACCATCGGCCTGACCAAGGTCGGCACCGGTACCCAGACGTTGTCCGGCACCAATACCCACACCGGCCCCACCACCGTCAATGGCGGCACGCTCGCCCTCACCGGCGGCGCGGCGATCGCGGATACTGGTGCGGTCGTGCTGGCCGATGCCGCGGGCGCCCAGGTGGTGCTCAATGCCAGCGAAGCCATCGGCTCGCTGGCGGGTGGCGGCGCCACCGGCGGCACCGTGAACTTGCAAGCGAACACGCTGACGGTTGGCAATGCCAGCAACACGGCCTTCGCCGGCAGCCTGTCCGGCAGCGGCGGGCTGACCAAGGTGGGTGCCGGCACCCTCACCCTGAGCGGGGCGAACAGCTACGCGGGCAACACCGCGGTCAACGCCGGCGTCTTGTCGGTGGCCAGCGCCTTCTTCGGCGACGCCTCCACCGTGACGGTGCTCACCGGCGCGGTGCTCAACCTCAACACGGGCACCGACGACACCGTGGGCACACTGATCCTCGGCGAAACCACGGTCCCGGGAGGCACCTACAATGCCAGCCATCCGACCTACGGCAGCTACTTCACCGGCAGCGGCAGCCTGGTGGTCGAGGGCAATGCCTACGACTCGTGGGCTGCGACCAAGGGACTCACCGCGCTCAACAAGGGCTCCGCGGTGGATGCCGACTTCGACGGCGTGAGCAACCTGCTCGAGTACTACCTCGACGGCAATCCGCTCGCCTCGGACCACTCGATCCTGCCGGCCGTGACCCGCGACGCCACCCATCTGATCCTCACCTTCAAGCGCCGCGACGACGCGAGAGCGGATGTGAGCGCCCAGGTCGTCGAGTATGGCACGAACCTCACGGCATGGCCGCTGAGCGCGGTGCTGGGGACCGCACCCGGCACGACGACCGACGGCAATGGCGTGGTCGTGACGGTGGCGGAAAACGGCAGCAATCCGGACGACATCATGGTGAAGATCCCACGGACTCCGCACGGTGCGGGTGGCAAACTCTTCGCTCGTCTCAAGGTGACCGAGTGATCCTCTTCGTTCCGACGAATGCAATTCAGGGTGGCCGGCGGGATTCCGTCGGCCGCCTTTTAGAGTAAGCCCGATCGCCCTCACCGCCAAGCGCTGGCGCTTCCGGCAGTCAATCCAGTATCGGATTAATAGCAACGGAATACCAGAAACTCCCGGAAGGACCGGGTAGAATGGAGAGTTCTCGCGCTGCCCTGTCGCCACCGACGGACCGTTTCCAAAGACAAAAGCCCACTCCCCGATCCTCCTAAGTTCCATGCAAATCCCATCGCTCCCGTTTCTAGCCTCTTCCCGCACGACCCTTCTCACCACCAGCCTCGGCATGGCCTTGGCCGGTCACGCCGCCGCCGCGCCCATCACGTGGTCCGGTGCTTCCGGCGTCGATACCACCGCGTGGGCCGATGGCACCAACTGGGCCGGCAGTGTCGCCCCCGCCGACGATGCCACCACGGACCTCGCCATTTTCGCGCTGGCTGACTTCACCGGCAAGCAGCCGAACTCGGGCACCCGCTCGGTCACCGGCATCCAGATCGGCACCGGCGTGGCCACCGGTGCGCTCACGCTCAGCGGCAGCCAGCTCACGCTGGGAGCCTCGGGCATTGATATGAAAGCCCTGGCGGGCGCTTCGACCATTTCCGCTCCCGTCGTGCTGGGTGCCAATCAAACGTGGGCGAGCGCTTCCGCCAACAACCTCACCATCTCCGGTGTCATCAGCGGCACGGCCAACCTGACCCGCAGCGGTACCGGCATCGTCCGCTTCGAGGGCACCGCGAGCAACACCTTCACCGGCGAGCTCAACATCAGCACCCTGGGCGGCACCGGCAACATCGCCAATACCACCACCTATTTCGGCAAGACCGGCGGCGCGCTGGCCGTGCCCGCCAATACGGTGGTCACCTTTGGCAGGGGCACCACGGGCCAAGGCAACCTGGTGATGTCGGCTTCCGACCAGTTCGGCAGCGGTGTCGAACTGAAATACCTCAATGCGAACGCGCAATGGGCGCGTCTCGACCTGCGCGGCACCAGCCAGACTCTGGCGGGCCTGAGTGCGGGTGCGGTGGCGAACACCAACCAATCAGGCGCCATCGTCCAGAACCGCAGCGTGGGCAACGGCACCGCCAGCTCCCACGGCCCGGCCACGCTGACGCTTACCGGCAGCGCGGACTACGTGTTCTACGGCTACGCGCGCAGTGTGGACGGCGGCACGGTCGGCACCGACACCCTGGCGCTGACCAAGACCGGCAGCGGCAAGCAGACGCTGGTGGGCAACCAGATCACCTATACCGGGGCCACCACGGTCAGCGGCGGCACCCTGGCTTTCGCCAAGACCAGCGCGCTCAATACCTCGATCACCAATAACGCGGTGGTCGAAATCAATTCCATCACCGGCGATGACTGGATCCTCGGTGCCAGCAACACGCTTTCCGGCGCGGGCACATGGAGAAAAACCGGCGCGGGAAGGGCGACCTTCAACAGCGCCACGCTGACCACGAGCGGCAAGTTCGAGATCCAAGCGGGCAGCCTCCGCAACAACAGCAACGCGGGCAACTGGAGCGGCAGCACCGCCGACATGGACATCAGCAGCGGAGCCATCCTCGATCTGTTCGCGGATGCCATCCATGTCGATGAACTGACCGGTGACGGCATCGTTCAAAATGGATTTGGCAATACCGCCCCCAACCAGTCCGGCGCGTCGGCTTTCATCGAAAAGCTCGTCGTGGGAGTCGCCAATGGGAGTTCCACGTTCTCCGGAGTCATTCGCAACAATGCCGCAGGAACTGCGCCTGCCAGCGGCACCGCGGGCGGCGGAGTCCAACTCGAAAAGGTTGGCACCGGCAGCCTGACCTTGACGGGAACGAACACCTATACCGGCCTTACTTCGGTGAACGCCGGGCAGTTGATCCTGGACTACGGCGCGAGCACCGATGTCCTCGCCCCGACCACTCCGCTGCGGATGCAAGGAGGCGAGCTGGTGTTTCTAAATCTGGGGTCTAACAGCCCCATCTTCCCTTCGACCACGGTTGCGTCCGGCGCGACCAATGAGATCACCCGCGGCAGCGGTTACATCAGCGGTGTCGTGGATCTGGGGACCCTGTCCGCCACCGGCGGATCGGTGGATGTTTCCGATATTGCGGGAGCGCCGGGGTGGATCAAGGCCTCCGGCAATCCTTCGTCACCGGCCTTGCTCTACGGCACGGTCACGGCCAACGGCGGTGCGAGTCTGGTGGGGACGGATGCGGATGGTTTCCTGATTCAGGCGGCCACCACGAACCGGAGTCGCGGCGGCGCGGCGACCGGGGGCGGCGTCCTGCGATTGGTCGGCACCGGCACCGGCCCGAATACGCCTGGTGCTCCAGTCACGCTTGCCGCGGGAGCGGGAACCGTGACCGATGTCGAGGGCGTCTTGAATTCCTACACCGCTGCCACCGCGAGTCCGGACACCGGGATCGCCTTGAACATCGGGGCCACCAAGACCCTGCGCCTCGGCGCGGCCGGCTTCGTCTCGTCCTTCGCCGGGACCAGCCTCGCGATCTCCAATGGAACCCTCACCGCCGGTGGTGCGGACAACACCGACGGCGTGATCACGGTCAACGCGGTCAACGACATCAGCATCGGTTCGACGATCTCGAACAATGGCAGCGGCACGGTCGGCCTCACCAAAATCGGAGCCGGAACGCTGACGCTCACCGGCACCCACACCTATACCGGCACTACCACGCTGAGCGGTGGCACCTTGGATATCTCCGGGGCGAGTGGCATCCTGCCTGCCGGTGCGCCCGTGCATTTCAAGGGGGGAAGCCTCAGCATCGGATCGCAGAGCCCGACGCTCGCCTTGTCGGTGGCGGACGGGATTTCCGCAACGATCTCGGGCGCAGGGGTGGTCCTCCAGGGTGATGCCGACCTTAAGATCGGCGGCAGCGGCGCGGGCAACCAAGCGCTCGATCTGAGCGGGCTCAGCTCGTTCACCTACAACGCTCCCACCCGCTTGCTGCAAGTCGGGCCCAGCGTGGCGGGAGTGACCGCGGCTAACAAGAGCGGCACGCTCACCCTGCCTCCCTCGGCCACCATCACCACCGCCACCATCAACGTCGGCGGGGAAGATGGTAACGAACACAGTGCCGATCAGGCACAGCCCAACGCCCAACTCTACATGGGAGCTTCCACGATCCTTAACGTGGACAATCTCAGGGTCGGGCAAGAAGGCGGCGTTCGTTCCACGCTTGCCTTCAAGAGTGGCACTGCCAATCCGGT
Encoded proteins:
- a CDS encoding nuclear transport factor 2 family protein, with protein sequence MNTNNTISLPAVVASYLEAANQFDAVAAAACFTPDARVCDNGREFIGTAAIERLMEESNDVQPQVTVTRAKVDGEIAKIVGTVEGNFPESPVELDFEFHLQDGKISQLTVS
- a CDS encoding SDR family oxidoreductase; protein product: MKTEQPNFPIAPEEFAGRLVFVTGGTKGAGEAMVRRFAAGGATVITTARQAPEDPGFPASVITGDLATAEGAADVAAQITETFGVPDILVHNLGGSDSPGGGFAALTDNMWMKELNQNLLAAVRLDRAFVPAMLERQSGVVIHISSIQRLLPLHESTTAYAAAKAALTTYSKALSKEVGPKGVRVTAVSPGWIKTDNTAAFLQRLADSGGITTEQAQQNVMAALGGIPLGRPAWPWEVAELVAFLASDRAASIQGTEYIIDGGTIPTI
- a CDS encoding sodium:solute symporter family transporter; translation: MPANSPLPFGDLIVIALYLIAMLGVGVWFARGSSQGLAAYFLGDRKMSWWALALSGSASNFDISGTLWLVSMVALLGVKSFWVFWSFAFLISAVLMSWMARWIRGTGVLTGVELLQVRFGVTRGAVLARLMSAIATLVLLVFMSAYAFAGGGKFLAVFFPWSPAQCATAAMLFTFCYAVVGGFRAVVVTDAVQAGLMGVASLVIAGFAIFHTDVAAVHAAVDPSPMPVWRLENLPTDYATFAPFGLMILVWLSNGLLLGFGGAGGHYGEQRFLAAATGRDAALAGLGWGLVLWFRWVLVAAVLVLAASGFSGTSGDPEKVLPEVVLSAMPAGLRGLVVAGFLSAFMASFSSALNAGSAIFVRDVVQVLRPQTGERTLMATGYVFIAFLVVSGIGIGLHFERVNDLWMWILLGLMGPMMVPNVLRWYWWRMTGAGYAAGVLAGMAVATVVFFHNRSAPVPWPEYGYAPVIHVAALLGSVIVSLAGQPVAMETLVGFYRKVRPFGSWGPVKAAAGTPPPPAGEGRSTFVTLLASHVGLLCLFLSPFYLLGRWWAWAAAVVVIGTACALVLRETWWERLPDDE
- a CDS encoding beta strand repeat-containing protein; its protein translation is MQNRYFPVASRATLLTTSLGMALASHGAVTPINWSGASGVDPTAWADTGNWTGGAAPANDLVTDLAVFELADFTGKQPNAGTRSVAGVQIGSGAATGALTLSGAQVTLGASGIDMKANAAAATISAAVVLGAAQTWANESANALTISAPTSGAFALAKGGSGRIILTGANTRSGTTTLSGGTLQVGSNAANAPIGSGTYDIGAGSTLRIEYATTNTAATNLGSLPWANFSGGGTLNIATNGAFDYISNATALPAGFTGTLQIDGGRVQAAPSTGGLGSTSTIVVKSGGQFGMWEGGTFSQNFTIAGAGYGEGGYEAALRLSNDAATNVTLNGTITLAGDATIGARSTGVATISNPIGQSTASNLTVGTGFLNGTVIFQAVNTYTGNTIVRNGVLSLNGSAPTVLGNLQMIGGDGTYLRTQQANQFAAGSVANFTSASGSWNRFEFFGKDQTFAGINTGTTTVQGGGIFQNSEANGAAGANATLTLNGSGNYVFNGHIRDWGSPNVGTHKVSLVKNGAGTQTLAGSVVTYSGTTSINNGTLELISTSGFKSATTVASGTTLKLGNNGNTGTGTGFTVDLSNGATLVHDGQSASHFWTIGGATTNTGTTTVNQSSIAAGLLDKGLFFDGGLKGSGTVTINATNAGNGVVFRNNNTSFSGTLIVNGIADATVNLGSGIGVGGCTTGLQNADIQLNGTMELLNQGVSWAGSASGAFQMGALSGSGVMVGNYTTGGNTTVTIGKTNNSGSYSGVIANGTGNTVHLVKDGSGTQTLSGTNSYTGNTTVNGGTLSLSGGSSLSDTGNLTLANTAGVQVVFNDSETTGALAGGGVTGGDVNLQDNTLTLAGDANTTFSGVISGTDGALAKTGTGTLTLAGASTYTGATTIDAGRLNLTGALPNSSLTVADGAFVGGEGSAAAMTLGSSVGVDIVTSPATAEVLTANGPLSVTGTTLVDFSGPMPTPAFKVLQFGSNANGFTAANFDLVDPTSYRPGYAFTVNANDVTLTMAKKSLEWTGSQDATWENDMLANFRDTTTLADEKFFTADDVLFGNLPATDPTVTVIGTVAPSSFTFNSTLNYTIEGGAITGPGGLTKEGSGTATLSGPNTFTGAIAVNTGTLVFKAPANAAWTMPTGAKTIASGAVMQIDFTPQTTLHLQTNPGSTAISAGAVLDLYSTAYNVNSYHLLNGGWTATGTGTIRISGGGAVACWTGGNNALAGFTGLLDIQNGQFAVNVDNATTLGGTLDVNVTATGKLDMRSGHFTVDSLDGAAGSEIIKSHNTAVTLTVGNNSGSGAFAGNLSNATGTIGLTKVGTGTQTLSGTNTHTGPTTVNGGTLALTGGAAIADTGAVVLADAAGAQVVLNASEAIGSLAGGGATGGTVNLQANTLTVGNASNTAFAGSLSGSGGLTKVGAGTLTLSGANSYAGNTAVNAGVLSVASAFFGDASTVTVLTGAVLNLNTGTDDTVGTLILGETTVPGGTYNASHPTYGSYFTGSGSLVVEGNAYDSWAATKGLTALNKGSAVDADFDGVSNLLEYYLDGNPLASDHSILPAVTRDATHLILTFKRRDDARADVSAQVVEYGTNLTAWPLSAVLGTAPGTTTDGNGVVVTVAENGSNPDDIMVKIPRTPHGAGGKLFARLKVTE